One Nitrospina watsonii DNA segment encodes these proteins:
- a CDS encoding GAF domain-containing protein, which translates to MKFRVWEAITEFQSHISAGNDAAVGFRDLTRKILELTDSEYGFVGEIRRSPDGDPYVYILAYESISNDPVIRQFFSEFGRSGLEFFNIDTLFGSVMTTGQVVVANEPQTDPRRGGLPKGHPPLDSFIGLPFSQSGDVVGMLCLANAKDGYSQDLMDVLQPLLDICGQVVLGMRSLRDRALAESRLKQQTRYIQLLKDLTRIADEASSFEDCFQSFLKQICETLDGALGLVHQVEDSGTCLVPTSIHYQNVPDLTSPAMSKTMESVFVKGEGLAGRVWELSQPVWQENVWRDKAFLKRLEITGSGAGHSGFAFPVPMNNSVAWVVQIFTSDMRESDPELLNILASAGSHLGLALERKRLTINQAILSAIMRSTEDAIIGLDLDGKINSWNLGAQHIFGYVEAEQIGSNVVALLGADQTDEAAQILESIRNGEAVKFELKSLTKNNDDLDLTMALTPVFDPGGKRIGASIIAWDTTEGKMKDQELLKSRIQAQSASRAKREFLAHMSHEIHTPLNSVLGFAQILERDPKLTSQHKEYIARIVDGGNQLMRLVDDILEMSKIDVGDFELHSQAFDLCGMIDRIASSIRNRCLFKGLDFFAESFDEKPLWVLGDEIKLQMALINILGNAVKFTDSGAVLLRVEQKSNERFQFEIIDTGRGIGPEQLDKIFDAFEKLGEVGLSRGMGLGLSISKKHIEAMGGSVAVQSVEGKGTHFTIEVTLKRFGDLLLKTEQGWYFNKPLAWKEMQAVLVGNLDQKSFEELTRSAHALGVDVEQVADVGPSCTLENPEADLIFIGLDDLEERGETLVRNLRRIEAFAEVPIVVLASPRSKDAADRCQEAGADLIVIKPIKRMPVLKAVEKRFGMRLDFLKNLAEAKTVSENREIDLRQIILPQTTLEAMKAAASSYNFTSFEKQLDVLKEEGEEKKLALFFKDMMRSYDMKQINQVLEFLDKMQGHRGT; encoded by the coding sequence GTGAAGTTTCGCGTTTGGGAAGCGATCACCGAATTTCAGTCGCATATCAGCGCCGGGAATGATGCGGCTGTGGGGTTCCGCGATTTGACCCGTAAGATTCTTGAACTTACGGACAGCGAATACGGTTTTGTGGGTGAGATACGAAGGAGTCCTGATGGAGACCCTTACGTATATATTCTTGCCTACGAAAGCATTTCCAATGACCCGGTCATCAGGCAGTTTTTCAGCGAATTTGGACGCAGCGGCCTCGAATTTTTCAATATCGATACTCTGTTTGGCAGTGTGATGACCACGGGGCAGGTGGTGGTCGCCAACGAGCCGCAAACCGATCCCAGGCGGGGCGGACTGCCGAAGGGCCACCCCCCGCTCGATTCTTTTATCGGCCTGCCTTTTTCGCAGAGCGGGGACGTGGTGGGCATGCTGTGCCTGGCCAATGCGAAAGATGGGTATTCGCAGGATTTGATGGATGTTCTGCAACCGCTGCTCGATATCTGTGGGCAGGTTGTGCTGGGCATGCGGAGCCTCCGGGACCGGGCGCTGGCGGAATCCCGGCTGAAACAACAAACCCGCTACATTCAGTTGCTGAAAGATCTGACCCGGATCGCCGACGAGGCCTCTTCTTTTGAAGACTGTTTTCAGTCTTTCCTGAAACAAATCTGTGAAACGCTGGATGGTGCATTGGGATTGGTGCACCAAGTGGAAGACAGTGGCACCTGCCTGGTGCCCACATCCATTCATTACCAGAATGTACCGGATCTCACCAGCCCCGCCATGTCGAAAACAATGGAGTCGGTGTTTGTCAAAGGAGAAGGGCTGGCAGGCCGTGTCTGGGAGTTGAGCCAACCGGTTTGGCAGGAGAACGTTTGGCGGGACAAGGCATTTTTGAAACGCCTGGAGATCACGGGCAGCGGAGCCGGGCATTCCGGGTTTGCCTTCCCGGTCCCCATGAACAATTCCGTTGCGTGGGTGGTGCAAATTTTCACTTCTGACATGCGTGAGTCGGATCCGGAATTGCTGAATATTCTGGCTTCTGCCGGATCTCATCTGGGACTCGCCCTGGAGCGCAAACGACTCACCATAAATCAAGCCATTCTATCCGCCATCATGCGCAGCACGGAGGATGCCATCATCGGGCTGGATCTCGATGGAAAGATCAATAGCTGGAACTTGGGCGCGCAGCATATTTTTGGTTATGTGGAGGCGGAACAGATTGGCAGTAATGTGGTCGCTTTGCTGGGAGCGGATCAAACCGATGAGGCGGCGCAAATTCTGGAAAGCATCCGCAATGGCGAGGCCGTTAAGTTCGAGTTGAAAAGCCTCACTAAAAATAACGATGACCTGGATCTGACGATGGCATTGACACCTGTTTTTGATCCGGGAGGCAAGCGGATCGGCGCTTCCATCATTGCCTGGGATACGACGGAAGGAAAAATGAAAGACCAGGAGCTGCTGAAAAGCCGCATTCAGGCGCAGTCCGCGAGCCGGGCGAAGAGGGAGTTCCTCGCGCACATGAGCCACGAGATCCATACACCCCTCAATTCGGTACTGGGGTTTGCCCAGATTCTGGAGCGGGACCCCAAACTGACTTCCCAGCATAAGGAATACATTGCACGGATTGTGGATGGGGGCAATCAACTGATGCGGCTGGTGGACGATATACTGGAAATGTCGAAGATCGATGTCGGGGATTTCGAGCTACACAGCCAGGCTTTTGATTTGTGTGGAATGATCGATCGGATCGCGTCCTCCATTCGCAACCGGTGTTTGTTCAAAGGACTCGATTTCTTTGCAGAAAGTTTTGACGAAAAGCCGCTGTGGGTGCTTGGCGATGAAATCAAACTTCAGATGGCCCTGATCAATATTCTGGGCAATGCGGTCAAGTTCACGGATTCAGGCGCGGTGCTGTTGCGCGTCGAACAGAAATCCAATGAACGGTTCCAGTTTGAAATCATCGATACCGGCCGCGGCATCGGCCCCGAGCAGTTGGATAAAATATTCGACGCGTTTGAAAAACTCGGTGAGGTGGGGCTCAGCCGGGGTATGGGGTTGGGGTTGTCCATTTCCAAAAAGCATATCGAGGCGATGGGAGGAAGCGTTGCGGTGCAATCGGTGGAAGGTAAAGGCACCCACTTCACGATTGAAGTGACGTTGAAGCGGTTTGGCGATTTGCTGCTTAAAACCGAGCAGGGGTGGTACTTCAACAAGCCGCTGGCCTGGAAAGAAATGCAGGCTGTCCTGGTTGGCAATCTCGATCAGAAAAGTTTTGAAGAGCTGACCCGGTCTGCGCACGCGCTGGGAGTGGACGTGGAACAGGTTGCGGACGTGGGTCCGTCCTGCACACTGGAAAACCCCGAAGCCGATCTCATATTCATCGGTCTGGATGACCTGGAGGAACGGGGAGAAACTCTGGTGCGCAATCTCCGGCGGATTGAAGCGTTTGCGGAGGTTCCCATCGTGGTCCTGGCTTCCCCCCGCAGCAAGGATGCGGCCGACCGGTGCCAGGAAGCCGGAGCCGATCTGATAGTGATCAAGCCGATCAAACGGATGCCGGTCCTGAAGGCGGTAGAAAAACGTTTTGGCATGCGCCTCGATTTTCTCAAAAATCTTGCGGAGGCGAAAACCGTGTCCGAAAACCGCGAGATCGACCTGAGGCAAATCATTCTTCCCCAAACGACTTTGGAGGCGATGAAGGCTGCGGCATCCAGTTATAACTTTACCAGTTTTGAGAAACAGCTGGATGTGCTTAAAGAAGAAGGTGAAGAAAAAAAACTGGCTCTTTTTTTTAAGGATATGATGCGTTCCTATGATATGAAACAGATCAATCAGGTTCTCGAATTCCTGGATAAGATGCAGGGGCACCGCGGAACCTAG
- a CDS encoding GGDEF domain-containing response regulator: MNILIVDDIPSNIDILRGMLENEGCVIFATSVGSRVSEILSRSLPDLILLDAHLDGTDSFEISRQLKANPVTADIPIVFLLGQTSIEEIDNCYLSGGADYITKPFRQDEVLARTHNQLRIQELQREKKLLIKEISQKLGGKRIPGVLDKSLIQELYKWEAIRYQRIQVPFTLIMGHIDEWGDTFSRESPEVQEQLRVALGEKLNSHSRILDAIGQWNPERFFVLLPGTKLEGAVVVARKFQTILKNSLFQVGSQDMAVSMSFGLCQYPQGNGTEMEARLASTIEATEHQLDQAARTGKNQICFAPAPLG; the protein is encoded by the coding sequence ATGAACATTCTGATCGTGGATGACATCCCCTCCAATATTGATATTCTGCGCGGCATGTTGGAGAACGAAGGGTGTGTTATTTTCGCGACCTCCGTCGGCAGCCGTGTTTCAGAAATCCTTTCCCGCTCTTTGCCCGATCTGATTCTGCTGGATGCGCATCTGGATGGAACCGACAGCTTCGAGATCAGCCGCCAGTTGAAAGCGAATCCGGTGACCGCAGACATTCCCATTGTGTTTTTGCTGGGTCAGACGAGTATCGAAGAAATCGACAATTGTTATCTGTCCGGTGGCGCGGATTATATCACCAAGCCGTTTCGCCAGGATGAGGTGCTGGCCCGGACTCACAACCAGTTGCGGATTCAGGAATTACAGCGGGAAAAAAAACTGCTGATCAAGGAGATATCCCAGAAACTGGGAGGCAAACGGATTCCCGGCGTGCTGGACAAGTCGTTGATTCAGGAACTTTATAAATGGGAAGCCATTCGCTACCAGCGCATTCAGGTCCCGTTCACCTTGATCATGGGACACATCGATGAATGGGGGGACACGTTCTCCAGAGAATCTCCAGAGGTTCAGGAACAATTGCGTGTGGCCCTGGGGGAAAAACTGAACAGCCACAGCCGTATATTGGATGCCATCGGACAATGGAATCCGGAACGCTTTTTTGTTTTGTTGCCGGGGACCAAGCTGGAGGGGGCGGTGGTGGTTGCGCGCAAGTTCCAGACGATTTTAAAAAATTCCTTGTTCCAGGTGGGGTCTCAGGACATGGCCGTTTCCATGAGCTTCGGCTTGTGCCAGTATCCTCAGGGCAATGGAACGGAAATGGAAGCGCGTCTTGCCAGCACCATCGAAGCAACCGAACATCAATTGGACCAGGCGGCCCGTACCGGAAAGAATCAAATTTGTTTTGCTCCGGCCCCTTTGGGGTGA
- a CDS encoding HD domain-containing phosphohydrolase, with translation MLTEDDILDGKILIVDDEISNVKLLEQMLHQRGYSSITVCTDPHEGLKRYQEWGPDLVLLDLNMPGMDGFQFLKEIQVYEQNNTPPPILILTANNSNEVRLRALLAGAMDFITKPFNVIEALARIKNMLDVRLLHNQVQQQNQDLDKKIQERTQQLVDTRREVIQRLGRAAEYRDNETGMHVIRMSKFSALLAEANGMTPEECDLILNASPMHDIGKIGIPDRILLKPGRLTAEEWEVMKTHTTIGAEILSGSSSAMMKMAESIALTHHEKWDGSGYPSNTEGEDIPIEGRIVAICDVFDALTSDRPYKKAWTVEEAVAELEKCAGQHFDPDLVDKFKTILSQVKEIKNQYVDTPDQFPDLEKFLTNS, from the coding sequence ATGTTGACAGAAGACGACATTCTTGACGGTAAAATTTTGATTGTGGATGACGAGATTTCCAATGTGAAACTGTTGGAACAGATGCTCCACCAAAGAGGGTACAGTTCCATTACCGTTTGCACAGATCCGCATGAAGGTTTGAAACGCTACCAGGAATGGGGACCGGACCTTGTGCTTTTGGATTTGAACATGCCCGGGATGGACGGTTTTCAGTTTCTGAAAGAGATACAGGTTTACGAACAGAACAATACGCCTCCCCCGATTTTAATTCTCACTGCAAACAACAGCAACGAGGTCCGCCTGCGTGCCCTGCTGGCCGGCGCCATGGATTTCATCACCAAACCGTTCAATGTGATTGAAGCGCTGGCTCGTATCAAAAACATGCTCGACGTGCGGTTGTTGCACAATCAGGTCCAGCAGCAGAATCAGGACCTGGATAAGAAAATCCAGGAGCGCACCCAGCAACTGGTCGATACCCGGCGGGAAGTGATTCAGCGTTTGGGACGTGCGGCCGAATATCGCGATAATGAAACGGGAATGCATGTCATTCGCATGAGCAAGTTTTCCGCGTTGCTGGCTGAAGCCAACGGCATGACGCCCGAAGAATGCGACCTCATTCTCAACGCCAGTCCGATGCACGACATCGGCAAGATCGGAATTCCCGACCGGATTCTCCTGAAACCGGGACGCCTGACTGCGGAAGAATGGGAAGTGATGAAAACCCATACCACCATCGGCGCGGAGATCCTTTCCGGGTCCAGTTCGGCAATGATGAAGATGGCTGAAAGCATCGCATTGACCCATCACGAAAAATGGGATGGTTCCGGCTACCCGAGTAACACGGAGGGGGAGGACATTCCGATCGAAGGCCGCATTGTCGCCATTTGTGACGTGTTTGATGCGCTCACGTCGGATCGGCCCTACAAAAAAGCATGGACGGTTGAAGAGGCGGTGGCGGAACTGGAGAAATGTGCGGGCCAGCATTTTGATCCCGATCTGGTGGACAAATTCAAAACCATCCTCTCCCAAGTTAAGGAAATCAAAAATCAGTATGTGGACACACCCGATCAGTTTCCCGATCTGGAAAAGTTTCTCACGAATTCGTAA
- a CDS encoding ATP-binding protein, giving the protein MVISDGMLIALLRGRRAEDDSPLQAQRPGISIRGERDRRFLEPMQNGFFTAQTEHEGNAVLQRRQALLRERDMNSWHSDRSLEDSCDFLRRILDVSANALICTSASGKVMWGNRQAQEMLGSDSAGMDNQLLDYFIAPEDRMVYHRALDKLLKFGADSITAELKLLGEGEVPFAARVELGILTYEGSPVVVHTIYKWLEKIEAGVEASLESVSAGQNADREDRLLEKLQEHLPVAVGEIVALSYRALRNYETGDREGLASEQDLDRVVGELTRLLQELGLNDALVPGQARFSKQTVSLEFVVARVLEDFKDVFDAPQNRLVQGFLPTVEGDPEQLYLLFKHLIANAVTFRNENTPLSLTLDSFQGGSGVWHVLIKDNGIGFDNTDSERIFRPFVQLGPKGKSLGSGLGLTICQRIVKGFGGKMSALSEKGEGTTLIVTFPGGRG; this is encoded by the coding sequence TTGGTCATCTCAGATGGCATGCTTATTGCTCTGTTAAGGGGGAGGCGGGCAGAGGATGATTCGCCGCTTCAGGCACAAAGACCCGGTATCTCCATTAGAGGGGAGCGGGACAGACGGTTCTTGGAACCGATGCAGAATGGCTTCTTCACAGCCCAAACCGAGCACGAAGGGAATGCTGTTTTGCAACGCAGGCAGGCACTTTTGAGGGAACGTGATATGAACTCTTGGCACTCAGACAGATCGCTCGAAGACTCATGCGATTTTTTGCGCCGGATTCTCGACGTCAGTGCGAATGCTTTGATCTGCACCAGTGCCTCCGGGAAGGTGATGTGGGGCAACCGTCAGGCGCAGGAAATGTTGGGTTCTGACAGTGCCGGGATGGACAACCAGTTGCTGGACTATTTCATCGCACCGGAAGACCGGATGGTTTACCACCGGGCTTTGGACAAGCTGCTGAAATTCGGAGCGGATTCCATCACTGCGGAGTTGAAGTTGTTGGGAGAGGGAGAGGTGCCCTTTGCGGCCCGTGTGGAGTTAGGCATCCTGACGTATGAAGGGAGCCCGGTTGTGGTGCACACTATTTATAAATGGCTGGAAAAAATAGAAGCGGGGGTCGAGGCTTCTCTTGAGAGTGTGTCCGCGGGGCAGAACGCAGACCGTGAAGACCGGTTGCTGGAAAAATTGCAGGAACACCTGCCGGTGGCGGTCGGGGAAATTGTGGCGTTGAGTTATCGCGCACTTCGCAACTATGAGACGGGCGACCGGGAGGGGTTGGCTTCGGAGCAGGATCTGGACCGTGTGGTTGGGGAACTGACACGTCTGCTGCAAGAACTGGGTTTGAACGATGCGCTGGTTCCCGGCCAGGCCCGGTTTTCGAAGCAAACGGTTTCGCTCGAATTCGTCGTTGCCCGTGTGTTGGAAGATTTCAAGGATGTGTTTGACGCACCGCAGAATCGTTTGGTGCAGGGCTTTTTGCCGACGGTGGAGGGCGACCCGGAGCAACTGTACCTGCTGTTTAAGCATTTGATTGCCAACGCGGTGACGTTTCGCAATGAAAACACGCCGCTGTCACTGACTTTGGACAGTTTTCAGGGTGGCAGCGGAGTGTGGCATGTGCTGATCAAGGACAACGGCATCGGTTTTGATAATACCGATTCGGAGCGCATCTTCCGGCCTTTTGTTCAACTGGGACCCAAAGGTAAAAGCCTGGGCTCCGGGTTGGGACTGACCATTTGCCAGCGTATCGTCAAAGGGTTCGGAGGTAAAATGTCGGCTCTTTCGGAGAAAGGGGAAGGCACGACCCTCATCGTAACGTTCCCCGGAGGGAGGGGTTAG
- a CDS encoding sigma-54-dependent transcriptional regulator — protein MDAINKILIVDDEEIVRRAYTYQLTQRGFEVEACDSAKKALEVLTPEWPGIVITDIAMPGMDGLSLLGRIRELDPDLPVVLMTGQGDVPMAVKAIQDGAYDFLEKPFDTSRFIDVLNRALEKRRLVMEVRDLRAERESRGAQIVGKSSSVEKLRQTVQTIADCDVDVLLLGETGTGKDLVARCLHEQSKRAGHHFVAINCGAIPEAIIESELFGHEAGSFTGASKRRIGKFEHAQGGTVFLDEIESMPLHLQVKLLHVLQDRYILRVGSNDTVNVDVRVIAATKEDLKQAYAENKFRKDLYYRLNVVQIELPPLRDRKEDIPVLFQHFVLEACARYKVEAPPPPTEMIRRMLDRQWEGNVRELRNEAEKFVLGLNLDLETSLTSLAEDAESVSSGNAGVTFKEQVSDFEKHLIEQELIRQKGDLKKAQDALQIPKQTLYDKIKTFGLNRKDYQ, from the coding sequence ATGGACGCAATCAATAAAATCCTCATTGTGGATGATGAAGAGATCGTGCGCCGCGCTTACACGTATCAATTGACCCAGCGCGGGTTCGAGGTGGAAGCGTGCGACTCCGCTAAAAAAGCGTTGGAGGTGTTGACGCCGGAATGGCCGGGGATCGTCATCACCGATATAGCGATGCCGGGCATGGATGGCCTCAGCCTGCTGGGACGCATTCGTGAACTGGACCCGGATCTGCCGGTGGTGTTGATGACGGGGCAGGGCGATGTGCCGATGGCGGTGAAGGCGATTCAGGACGGCGCTTACGATTTTCTGGAAAAACCGTTCGACACCAGCCGCTTCATCGATGTTCTCAACCGGGCGCTGGAAAAGAGGCGGCTGGTGATGGAGGTCCGCGACCTGCGGGCGGAGCGGGAAAGCCGGGGCGCGCAGATCGTCGGCAAATCGTCGTCCGTTGAAAAACTCCGGCAAACGGTGCAAACGATCGCCGACTGCGATGTGGATGTGCTGCTGCTGGGAGAAACGGGGACGGGCAAGGACCTGGTGGCGCGTTGCCTGCATGAGCAGAGCAAGCGTGCCGGTCATCATTTCGTGGCGATCAATTGCGGCGCCATTCCGGAAGCCATCATCGAGAGTGAACTGTTCGGGCACGAGGCGGGATCATTTACCGGTGCGAGCAAGCGCCGGATTGGCAAGTTCGAGCACGCGCAGGGCGGCACTGTTTTTCTGGATGAAATCGAGAGCATGCCGCTGCACCTGCAGGTCAAACTGCTGCATGTTTTGCAGGACCGGTACATCCTGCGGGTGGGATCGAACGATACGGTCAATGTGGACGTGCGGGTGATTGCGGCGACCAAGGAAGACCTGAAGCAGGCGTATGCGGAGAACAAGTTTCGCAAGGATCTGTATTACCGTTTGAATGTGGTGCAGATCGAACTGCCTCCGTTGCGGGACCGTAAAGAGGACATTCCGGTATTGTTTCAACACTTCGTGTTGGAAGCCTGCGCGCGGTATAAGGTTGAGGCTCCGCCGCCGCCGACAGAGATGATCCGGCGCATGCTGGACCGGCAATGGGAAGGCAATGTGCGCGAGCTGCGCAATGAGGCGGAAAAGTTCGTCCTCGGCCTCAATCTGGATCTCGAAACCTCGCTGACGTCTCTGGCGGAGGATGCGGAGTCCGTGTCTTCCGGTAATGCGGGAGTCACCTTCAAGGAACAGGTGTCGGATTTTGAAAAACACCTGATCGAACAGGAATTGATCCGGCAGAAAGGGGATTTGAAAAAAGCGCAGGACGCCTTACAGATTCCCAAGCAAACCTTGTACGACAAGATCAAAACGTTTGGGCTGAATCGAAAGGATTACCAGTGA
- a CDS encoding sensor histidine kinase, whose translation MVTARDITASRILIVDDELTNVQLLEKVLEHDGYRNFQSVTDPRRVLDTYRSFRPDLVLLDLNMPVIDGFEIMERLKEIEKESYLPVLVLTAQADLETRLRALRMGARDYVNKPFEISEICSRIRNILEVRLLHNQIQSQNQILEEKISERTATMMAYHEQLMHAEKLSAVGKLAASIAHEINNPLMGVRNILEQIRGANTLNEELQGLTDLAVRETTRVMDLATRLRQFYRPSTGKAVALDLHQVFDDMMALKVKNFKNKNIQVVKQYAENLPKVTGVEDQVKQVALNLLQNAEEAIHGPNGKIRVVTSVLESEVTVQVEDTGCGIASEDIPKIFEPFYTTKAEVKGTGLGLSVSYGIVQKHGGSIECASTPGSGTRFTLKLPIFQNGGMLEETPS comes from the coding sequence ATGGTCACAGCACGCGACATCACGGCTTCCAGAATTTTGATTGTGGATGACGAACTGACCAACGTCCAATTGTTGGAAAAGGTTCTGGAGCATGATGGGTACCGCAATTTTCAGTCCGTCACCGATCCCCGGCGCGTGCTGGACACCTACCGCTCCTTCAGGCCGGATCTGGTGTTGCTCGATCTGAATATGCCGGTGATCGACGGGTTTGAGATCATGGAGCGGCTGAAGGAGATCGAGAAGGAGTCGTACCTTCCCGTGCTGGTGCTCACCGCCCAGGCCGATCTGGAAACCCGCCTGCGAGCCCTGCGCATGGGCGCCCGCGATTATGTCAACAAACCTTTCGAAATCTCCGAAATCTGTTCGCGCATCCGCAACATTCTGGAAGTCCGCCTGCTCCACAACCAGATCCAGAGTCAGAACCAGATCCTCGAAGAAAAAATCAGCGAACGCACCGCCACCATGATGGCCTACCATGAACAACTGATGCATGCGGAAAAGCTTTCCGCGGTGGGCAAGCTGGCGGCCTCCATCGCGCACGAGATCAACAACCCGCTGATGGGGGTGCGCAATATTCTGGAACAGATTCGGGGCGCCAACACCCTCAATGAGGAATTGCAGGGGCTGACCGATCTGGCAGTGCGCGAAACGACACGGGTCATGGATCTGGCCACCCGGCTCAGGCAGTTTTACCGCCCTTCTACGGGCAAGGCAGTGGCTCTGGACCTGCACCAGGTTTTCGATGACATGATGGCGTTGAAAGTGAAAAACTTTAAAAACAAAAATATTCAGGTGGTCAAGCAGTATGCCGAAAACCTCCCCAAAGTGACGGGCGTGGAAGACCAGGTCAAGCAGGTGGCTTTGAACCTGTTGCAGAATGCGGAAGAGGCCATTCACGGTCCCAACGGAAAAATCCGCGTTGTCACCTCGGTTCTGGAGTCCGAGGTGACGGTGCAGGTCGAAGACACAGGCTGCGGCATCGCGAGTGAAGACATCCCCAAAATTTTTGAGCCTTTTTACACCACCAAGGCGGAAGTAAAGGGAACCGGACTCGGGCTTTCCGTGAGCTATGGCATTGTGCAAAAACACGGTGGCAGCATCGAGTGCGCCAGCACCCCCGGTTCGGGCACGCGGTTTACCTTGAAGCTGCCCATCTTCCAAAACGGAGGGATGCTGGAGGAAACTCCTTCCTGA
- the ggt gene encoding gamma-glutamyltransferase, producing MWNFRPGQIVIAVLLAVALPVAAWAQLKNIYSQRDRFHPEVGHHGMVVSQENQASAIGVEILKQGGNAVDAAVAIGFALAVTLPRAGNIGGGGFMMIHLAKTGETVVIDYREKAPAAAHRDMYLNADGSVNRRLLEAHHLASGVPGTVAGLARAHKQYGSLPWKDLVAPAIQLAEHGIPINYDHLFTLTKGKQRLQQFEATRQMFYKPDGSMYRLGETIVFPDLAHSLKLIAEQGPSAFYEGGIAQKIAADMQANGGLITLDDLKNYAPTLRQPVRGTYRGYEVVSMPPPSAGGIQIIQILNMIEHFPLQEYGLNTAQTLHLIAEAMRRSFADRSEFMGDADFWPVPVDTLISKEYAARLIRDLDPNHATPSRQIKPGTFLNKESNETTHFSVMDEAGNVVANTYTLNFSFGSGIVVPGTGILLNNEMDDFSAKVGAKNAYGLLGGDANAIQPGKKPLSSMCPTIVFKDGKPLLATGSPGGPRLTTATLQVLINVMDFGMNIAAATNAPRIHHQWIPDKLRVEKGLSGDTIKILKSMGHDVRVTNTIGSTQTVMRKGNFFFGASDPRRPGAGAQGF from the coding sequence ATGTGGAATTTCAGACCAGGACAGATCGTGATCGCCGTTCTCCTCGCCGTCGCCCTTCCCGTTGCGGCCTGGGCGCAGTTGAAGAACATTTACTCGCAACGCGACCGCTTCCACCCGGAAGTTGGCCACCACGGCATGGTGGTCAGCCAGGAAAACCAGGCCAGCGCCATCGGCGTCGAGATTTTAAAGCAAGGCGGCAACGCCGTGGATGCCGCAGTGGCGATCGGTTTCGCGCTGGCGGTCACCCTGCCGCGCGCCGGCAACATCGGCGGTGGCGGCTTCATGATGATCCACCTCGCAAAAACCGGCGAAACCGTGGTCATCGATTACCGCGAGAAGGCTCCGGCAGCAGCCCATCGAGACATGTACCTGAACGCCGACGGCAGCGTGAACCGGCGTTTACTGGAAGCACACCACCTCGCCTCGGGCGTTCCCGGTACGGTGGCGGGCCTGGCGCGGGCCCACAAACAATACGGTTCGCTGCCGTGGAAAGACCTCGTCGCTCCCGCCATCCAACTGGCCGAGCACGGCATCCCGATCAATTACGATCACCTCTTCACGCTGACCAAGGGGAAGCAACGCCTGCAACAATTCGAAGCCACACGCCAAATGTTCTACAAACCGGACGGCTCGATGTACCGCCTGGGCGAGACCATCGTGTTCCCGGACCTGGCGCATTCCCTCAAGCTGATCGCGGAGCAAGGCCCCTCGGCATTTTATGAAGGAGGGATCGCCCAAAAAATCGCCGCCGACATGCAGGCCAACGGCGGCCTCATCACCCTCGACGATCTCAAAAACTATGCACCGACGCTGCGCCAACCGGTGCGCGGCACGTATCGCGGTTACGAGGTCGTCAGCATGCCGCCGCCCAGCGCCGGCGGCATCCAGATCATCCAGATCCTCAACATGATCGAGCATTTTCCTTTACAGGAATACGGTCTCAACACGGCGCAGACCCTGCACCTGATCGCCGAGGCCATGCGCCGCTCGTTCGCCGACCGCAGCGAATTCATGGGCGACGCTGATTTCTGGCCGGTGCCGGTGGACACGCTCATCTCGAAGGAATACGCCGCCAGGCTGATCCGGGACCTCGATCCCAATCACGCCACGCCTTCCCGGCAGATCAAGCCCGGAACGTTCCTGAATAAGGAAAGCAACGAGACCACACACTTTTCGGTGATGGACGAAGCGGGCAACGTGGTGGCCAACACCTACACACTCAATTTCAGCTTCGGCTCCGGCATCGTCGTGCCCGGCACAGGGATTTTGTTGAACAACGAAATGGATGACTTCTCCGCCAAGGTGGGGGCAAAGAACGCGTATGGGTTATTGGGCGGCGACGCCAACGCCATCCAGCCCGGCAAGAAACCACTCAGTTCCATGTGCCCGACGATCGTGTTCAAGGACGGCAAGCCACTTCTCGCCACAGGCAGTCCCGGCGGACCGCGCCTGACCACGGCGACGTTGCAGGTGTTGATCAACGTGATGGATTTCGGCATGAACATCGCCGCCGCCACCAACGCGCCGCGCATCCACCATCAATGGATTCCCGACAAGCTGCGCGTGGAGAAGGGACTGAGCGGAGACACCATCAAGATTCTGAAAAGCATGGGACACGACGTGCGGGTGACCAACACCATCGGCTCCACGCAAACCGTCATGCGCAAGGGGAATTTCTTTTTCGGCGCGTCGGACCCGCGCCGTCCGGGAGCGGGGGCGCAGGGGTTTTAA